One Denticeps clupeoides chromosome 10, fDenClu1.1, whole genome shotgun sequence genomic window carries:
- the LOC114798818 gene encoding lysophosphatidic acid receptor 6-like → MNPTSNWTNTSSPGDECPSSADFQFQLFPVVYCLVMTLGLPGNLATLWALVLKKARRSPSDVYIINLAVADTAFLCTLPFRVHYHLHHNVWAFGGVACSVTGAGFYANIYVSISFMTCICVDRYMATVHPLTYLRLRNSRCAVLVSAAVWLVFATAMAAFVLLGPLDTPQDSCFEGFSDEEWERRVGAYSAMALLPGSLLPTGIILVCYPLAARRIARIGTGAARRALRLIYAVLAITLLCFLPHHAVLLLHLLRRTHVLRRCDWADGVYKARRATTALLSLNSCLDPALYYFSRPGWRRPGLGRLLRPPRTRGVYVIAADPPTRPAPPPSCHRKLPEGN, encoded by the coding sequence ATGAACCCAACATCTAACTGGACCAACACCTCCAGCCCTGGTGACGAGTGCCCCTCCAGCGCGGACTTCCAGTTCCAGCTCTTCCCGGTGGTCTACTGCCTGGTCATGACCCTGGGGTTGCCAGGCAACCTGGCGACCCTCTGGGCCTTGGTGTTGAAGAAGGCGCGGAGGAGCCCGTCCGACGTCTACATCATCAACCTGGCGGTGGCCGACACCGCCTTCCTGTGCACGCTGCCCTTCCGCGTCCACTACCACCTCCACCACAACGTCTGGGCgttcgggggcgtggcctgcagcGTGACCGGCGCCGGGTTCTACGCCAACATCTACGTCAGCATTTCATTCATGACCTGCATCTGCGTGGACCGCTACATGGCGACCGTGCACCCGCTCACCTACCTGCGCCTGCGGAACAGCCGCTGCGCGGTGCTGGTGAGCGCCGCCGTGTGGCTGGTCTTCGCCACCGCCATGGCGGCCTTCGTCCTGCTGGGGCCGCTGGACACCCCGCAGGACAGCTGCTTCGAGGGCTTCTCGGACGAGGAGTGGGAGAGGCGCGTGGGGGCGTACAGCGCCATGGCCCTGCTGCCGGGCTCGCTGCTGCCCACCGGCATCATCCTGGTCTGCTACCCGCTGGCGGCGCGGCGCATCGCCCGCATCGGGACCGGTGCGGCGCGGCGCGCCCTGCGCCTCATCTACGCCGTCCTGGCCATCACCCTGCTCTGCTTCCTGCCCCACCAcgccgtgctgctgctgcacctgctgCGCCGCACCCACGTCCTGCGCCGCTGCGACTGGGCGGACGGCGTCTACAAGGCGCGCCGCGCCACCACCGCCCTGCTCAGCCTCAACAGCTGCCTGGACCCCGCCCTCTACTACTTCAGCCGCCCCGGGTGGAGGCGGCCCGGCCTGGGCCGGCTGCTGCGGCCGCCGAGGACCAGGGGGGTGTACGTCATCGCCGCAGACCCGCCAACTCGTCCCGCTCCACCGCCATCCTGCCACAGAAAACTTCCAGAAGGGAACTAA
- the LOC114798817 gene encoding integrator complex subunit 11-like — protein MPDIKVTPLGAGQDVGRSCILVSVGGKNIMLDCGMHMGYNDDRRFPDFSYITQNGRLTEFLDCVIISHFHLDHCGALPYMSEMVGYDGPIYMTHPTKAICPILLEDFRKITVDRKGETNFFTSQMIKDCMKKVVPINLHQTVQVDDELEIKAYYAGHVLGAAMVQIKVGSESVIYTGDYNMTPDRHLGAAWIDKCRPDILITESTYATTIRDSKRCRERDFLKKVHETVERGGKVLIPVFALGRAQELCILLETFWERMNHKAPIYFSTGLTEKANHYYKLFITWTNQKIRKTFVQRNMFEFKHIKPFDRSYADNPGPMVVFAAPGMLHAGQSLQIFKKWAGNEKNMVIMPGYCVQGTIGHKILNGQKKLEMEGRATLEVKLQVEYMSFSAHADAKGIMQLIRMAEPRNILLVHGEAKKMEFLKDKIEQEFSVSCFMPANGETATVETNPSVPVDISLNLLKREMALGGPLPDPKKPRTLHGTLIMKDNSLRLLSPEKALKELGLSEHQLRFTCHVQLQDPHSDADTLTRIYTHLKSILKGYTIQHLPDSTVMVESIVVKVSSTAEEPNLKIILLSWSYQDEELGSFMSTLLKKGLPVGLC, from the exons ATGCCGGATATTAAAGTGACTCCACTGG GTGCGGGTCAGGATGTGGGGCGCAGCTGCATCCTGGTCTCCGTCGGAGGCAAGAACATCATGCTGGACTGCGGGATGCACATGGGCTACAACGACGAC AGGCGTTTCCCTGACTTCTCCTACATAACCCAGAATGGACGCTTAACAGAATTTCTGGACTGCGTCATCATCAG CCACTTCCACTTGGACCACTGTGGGGCTCTGCCTTACATGAGCGAGATGGTGGGCTACGATGGGCCCATCTACATGACCCACCCAACTAAGGCCATCTGTCCCATCCTGCTGGAGGATTTCCGGAAGATCACGGTGGACCGGAAGGGGGAGACCAACTTCTTCACCTCCCAGATGATCAAAGACTGCATGAAGAAAGTGGTCCCCATCAATCTCCACCAGACAGTGCAG GTGGACGATGAGCTGGAGATCAAGGCGTACTACGCCGGCCACGTGCTGGGAGCGGCGATGGTGCAGATTAAAGTCGGCTCCGAGTCGGTCATCTACACG GGCGACTACAACATGACGCCGGACAGACACTTGGG TGCTGCTTGGATTGACAAATGTCGTCCAGATATCCTCATCACAGAGTCCACCTACGCCACCACCATCCGAGACTCGAAGCGCTGCAGGGAGAGGGACTTCCTGAAGAAGGTCCATGAAACCGTGGAGAGAGGAGGCAAG GTTCTTATTCCGGTCTTCGCTCTGGGAAGAGCCCAGGAGCTCTGCATTCTGCTGGAGACGTTCTG ggagaGGATGAACCACAAAGCCCCCATCTACTTCTCCACTGGCCTGACTGAGAAGGCCAACCACTACTACAAGCTCTTCATCACCTGGACCAACCAGAAGATCCGCAAGACCTTTGTTCAGAGGAACATGTTTGAGTTCAAGCACATCAAGCCCTTCGACCGTTCGTACGCCGACAACCCCGGGCCAATG GTGGTGTTTGCTGCTCCCGGAATGTTGCATGCTGGTCAGTCCCTGCAGATATTTAAAAAGTGGGCAGGAAATGAGAAGAACATG GTCATCATGCCTGGTTACTGTGTTCAAGGCACCATAGGTCACAAGATCCTGAACGGCCAGAAGAAGTTGGAGATGGAAGGAAGGGCCACG CTGGAGGTGAAGCTGCAGGTGGAGTACATGTCCTTCAGTGCCCACGCCGACGCCAAGGGCATCATGCAGCTCATCCGCATGGCGGAGCCGCGCAACATCCTGCTGGTGCACGGTGAGGCCAAGAAGATGGAGTTCCTGAAGGACAAGATCGAGCAGGAGTTTA GTGTCAGCTGCTTCATGCCAGCCAACGGAGAGACGGCCACCGTGGAGACCAACCCCAGCGTCCCTGTAGACATCTCCCTGAACCTGCTCAAGAGGGAAATGGCCCTCGGAG GACCGTTGCCCGACCCTAAAAAGCCTCGCACCTTACATGGGACCCTCATCATGAAGGACAAT agtcTGCGTTTGCTCTCTCCAGAGAAAGCCCTGAAGGAACTGGGTCTCAGTGAGCACCAGCTGCGCTTCACCTGTCACGTGCAGCTTCAGGACCCCCACAGCGACGCCGACACACTCACCCGCATCTACACACACCTTAAAAG cattctgaaggGCTACACCATCCAGCACCTCCCCGACAGCACGGTCATGGTGGAGTCCATCGTCGTCAAAGTCTCGTCCACGGCCGAGGAGCCCAACCTCAAGATCATCCTGCTGTCCTGGAGCTATCAG GACGAAGAGCTGGGAAGTTTCATGTCCACCCTGCTGAAGAAAGGACTTCCTGTTGGACTTTGCTGA
- the LOC114798616 gene encoding ceramide-1-phosphate transfer protein-like translates to MAEPAAEEQRFSLREVLDTFRSCLSENREVLVADYVAGWRGLVRFLNSLGSVFSFISKDATNKIQILDNFLQSENRVHYASVQSMVQFELENELVDLTKRGKFPESGCRTLLRLHRALRWLELFLERLRTSGEDGKTSAMCSEAYNESLAQHHPWIVRTAAGVAFCALPGRATFFEVMNAGAPDQVVAMLGDALPLISEVYQVVEDVYAHNDLLQLP, encoded by the exons ATGGCGGAGCCCGCTGCCGAGGAGCAGAGGTTCAGTTTGAGGGAGGTTCTGGACACGTTTAGGTCGTGCCTGTCGGAAAACAGGGAAGTGCTGGTCGCGGACTACGTGGCGGGGTGGCGAGGGCTCGTCAG GTTCCTGAACAGCCTGGGCAGcgtcttttcattcatttctaaaGACGCCACCAACAAAATCCAAATTCTGGACAACTTTCTGCAGAGCGAGAACAGGGTGCACTACGCCAGCGTCCAGTCCATGGTGCAGTTCGAGCTGGAGAACGAGCTGGTGGATCTGACCAAGAGGGGCAAATTCCCCGAGTCGGGCTGCCGCACGCTGCTGAGGCTGCACCGCGCCCTGCGGTGGCTGGAGCTCTTCCTGGAGCGCCTGAGGACCAGCGGCGAGGACGGCAAGACCTCCGCCATGTGCTCCGAGGCGTACAACGAGTCCCTGGCGCAGCACCACCCCTGGATCGTCCGCACGGCCGCGGGCGTGGCGTTCTGCGCTCTGCCCGGGCGCGCCACGTTCTTCGAGGTGATGAACGCCGGCGCGCCGGACCAGGTGGTGGCGATGTTGGGCGATGCGCTGCCACTCATCTCGGAAGTGTACCAAGTCGTGGAGGACGTGTACGCGCACAACGATCTCTTACAATTACCGTAA
- the LOC114797986 gene encoding UBX domain-containing protein 10-like gives METSETVSTEMHMSRPKSSKGRSRPLLRSQSGNSAVFQAGAATPRPPSLSRDPCPPSHGLRRASGASGVQDTVTSRPLNKYRVLPSIEKKLMGSVEEKILPEARQHLTSQSNPEMVCSTPGSSEEQASLTLAVRAPCGSRFEHRFRPGSTLQSVVAAAEARLGREYQGVLIRTMDRPGRTFTDMSLTLAQCGVLSRSVLCIAQDQNIEDPNILDY, from the exons ATGGAGACGTCGGAG ACCGTTTCCACAGAGATGCATATGAGCAGGCCCAAGTCGTCCAAAGGCCGCAGCCGACCCCTGTTGCGCTCTCAGAGCGGCAACTCTGCGGTTTTCCaggccggggccgccacgcctcgCCCGCCCTCGCTGTCCCGTGACCCCTGCCCTCCTTCCCACGGCCTCCGGAGGGCCAGCGGTGCGAGCGGCGTCCAGGACACCGTGACCTCGCGGCCCCTCAACAAGTACAGGGTCCTGCCCTCCATTGAGAAGAAGCTGATGGGGAGCGTGGAGGAGAAGATCCTCCCGGAGGCGCGGCAGCACCTCACCTCCCAGAGCAACCCGGAGATGGTCTGCTCCACGCCTGGATCCTCAGAAGAGCAGGCCAGCTTGACGCTCGCCGTGCGGGCCCCGTGCGGGAGCAGGTTCGAGCACCGCTTCCGCCCCGGCAGCACCCTGCAGTCGGTCGTGGCCGCCGCCGAAGCTCGCCTGGGCCGGGAGTACCAGGGCGTCCTCATCAGAACCATGGACCGGCCCGGCAGGACCTTTACAGACATGAGCCTGACCTTGGCCCAGTGCGGCGTCCTCAGCAGGTCGGTGCTGTGCATCGCACAGGACCAGAACATCGAGGATCCAAATATCCTGGACTACTGA
- the LOC114797863 gene encoding ATP-dependent RNA helicase DDX19A, whose translation MATDSWALAVDEQEAAVAPMGSLRLTENRLAPKAETNGSVTHRADDDKAADEDKEDVAVQSLLNKLIRSSLVNTTNQVEVLQRDPSSPLYSVKSFEQLRLKPQLLQGVYAMGFNRPSRIQENALPMMLAEPPQNLIAQSQSGTGKTAAFVLAMLSHVDPAQTWTQCLCVSPTYELALQTGKVIEQMGQFYPEVKLSYAIRGNKVERGQKIQEHIVIGTPGTVLDWCHKLKFIDPKKIKVFVLDEADVMIATQGHQDQSIRIQRLLPRDCQMLLFSATFEDSVWRFAERIVPDPNIIKLKREEETLDNIKQYYVLCNSKEEKFAALCNIYGAITIAQAMIFCHTRKTAGWLAGELSREGHQVALLSGEMVVEQRAAVIERFREGKEKVLVTTNVCARGIDVEQVSVVINFDLPVDKDGNPNNETYLHRIGRTGRFGKRGLAINMIDSKHSMNILNKIQEHFNKKIEKLNTDDLDEIEKIAN comes from the exons ATGGCCACCGACTCGTGGGCTTTAGCCGTGGACGAGCAGGAGGCGGCGGTCGCTCCG ATGGGCTCCTTGCGTCTAACAGAAAACCGACTGGCGCCGAAGGCCGAAACCAACG GATCCGTAACGCACAGAGCGGACGATGATAAAGCTGCTGATGAGGATAAAG AGGACGTCGCCGTGCAGTCGCTGCTCAACAAGCTGATCCGAAGCAGCCTGGTCAACACCACCAACCAAGTGGAGGTTCTGCAGAGAGACCCCAGCTCCCCGCTCTACTCCGTCAAGTCGTTTGAACAGCTGCGACT GAAGCcccagctgctccagggggtTTATGCCATGGGCTTCAATAGACCCTCCAGGATCCAGGAGAACGCGCTGCCCATGATGCTGGCGGAACC GCCCCAGAACCTGATTGCACAGTCTCAGTCCGGCACGGGTAAAACCGCCGCCTTCGTGTTGGCCATGCTGAGCCACGTGGACCCGGCTCAGACCTGGACGCAG tgtctctgtgtgtcccCGACGTACGAGCTGGCCTTGCAGACGGGCAAGGTGATCGAGCAGATGGGACAGTTCTATCCCGAAGTGAAGCTGTCCTACGCCATTCGCGGCAATAAAG TGGAGCGAGGGCAGAAGATTCAGGAGCACATCGTCATCGGCACGCCGGGCACCGTCCTGGACTGGTGCCACAAGCTGAAGTTCATCGACCCCAAGAAGATCAAGGTTTTCGTGCTCGATGAGGCCGACGTTATGATCGCCACGCAAGGACACCAAGACCAGAGCATCCGCATCCAGAG ACTGCTGCCCAGGGACTGCCAGATGCTGCTCTTCTCCGCCACGTTCGAGGACTCGGTGTGGAGGTTCGCCGAGAGGATCGTGCCCGACCCCAACATCATCAAGCTGAAGCGCGAAGAGGAGACCCTGGACAACATCAAGCAGTACTACGTCCTGTGCAACAGCAAAGAGGAGAAGTTCGCCGCGCTGTGCAACATTTACGGCGCCATCACCATCGCACAGGCCATGATCTTCTGCCAT ACTCGTAAGACTGCAGGCTGGCTGGCGGGAGAGCTGTCCAGAGAaggccaccaggtggcgctgctgAGCGGGGAGATGGTGGTGGAGCAGAGAGCTGCGGTGATTGAGCGCTTTCGAGAGGGCAAAGAGAAAGTGCTGGTGACTACCAACGTGTGCGCAAGAG GCATTGATGTGGAGCAGGTTTCCGTGGTGATTAACTTCGACCTCCCCGTGGACAAAGATGGTAATCCCAACAACGAGACGTATCTGCACAGGATCGGCCGCACCGGACGTTTCGGCAAAAGGGGTCTGGCGATTAACATGATcgacagcaagcacagcatgaACATTCTGAACAAGATTCAGGAGCACTTTA ATAAGAAAATCGAGAAGCTGAACACCGACGATCTGGATGAGATCGAGAAGATTGCCAACTGA